The following are encoded in a window of Candidatus Nitrosotenuis cloacae genomic DNA:
- a CDS encoding ATP-binding protein produces the protein MDGHYEERLVNHAILVNKIRNQLLSQAEITKQNAFAAREATIKQRTETINKVRERLQVTTELIKDRHESISRKINQEAIHRDANIRVNRGLEALEKFIQVLRESDMNSDIFEKAIRDPIISKTLKSEARKAFASDFFKSIQRQLLMQTEFINIAAHELRTPIMPILMNTEILESEIGDKYEEVRLIARNARRLERLTQNILNVARIESGTLKLNTERFDLNQIVAGIVKDETARLESKEVQIIHMPPAESVFVHADKDRMTQVVSNLLSNALKFTQSGLITVSTKVVDGEAVTDVTDGGTGISAEIMPLLFSKFATKSDRGTGLGLYICKNIIEVHGGRMWARNNPTGGATFGFSLPIAASITNKEKKD, from the coding sequence GTGGACGGCCACTACGAAGAAAGGCTTGTCAATCACGCAATTCTTGTAAACAAGATCCGCAACCAGTTGCTCAGCCAGGCAGAGATAACAAAGCAAAATGCCTTTGCCGCAAGAGAGGCCACCATCAAGCAGAGAACCGAGACCATCAACAAGGTAAGAGAGCGCCTGCAGGTGACCACCGAACTTATCAAGGATAGGCATGAGTCCATCAGCCGCAAAATAAACCAAGAAGCAATACACCGCGACGCCAACATCAGGGTAAACAGGGGCTTGGAGGCGCTGGAAAAATTCATCCAGGTTCTCAGGGAAAGCGACATGAATTCAGACATATTTGAAAAAGCAATTCGCGATCCAATCATTTCCAAGACGCTCAAATCCGAGGCAAGGAAGGCGTTTGCATCGGATTTTTTCAAATCAATACAAAGACAGCTTTTGATGCAGACGGAGTTTATCAATATAGCAGCGCACGAACTGAGAACTCCGATAATGCCCATCCTGATGAACACGGAGATTCTCGAATCAGAGATAGGCGATAAATACGAGGAGGTCAGGCTAATTGCAAGAAATGCAAGAAGGCTGGAGCGCCTGACCCAGAACATCCTCAACGTGGCAAGAATTGAGAGCGGCACGTTAAAGCTTAACACGGAACGCTTTGATCTGAATCAGATCGTAGCAGGAATAGTAAAGGACGAAACGGCAAGACTCGAAAGCAAGGAAGTCCAGATAATCCATATGCCGCCAGCAGAGAGTGTTTTTGTCCATGCAGACAAGGATCGCATGACACAGGTCGTATCCAATCTGTTGAGCAACGCGCTGAAATTCACCCAGAGTGGTTTGATCACGGTGAGCACAAAGGTCGTCGATGGTGAGGCAGTCACTGACGTAACAGACGGCGGGACGGGAATATCTGCTGAAATAATGCCACTCTTGTTCTCAAAGTTTGCCACAAAGTCAGACAGGGGAACTGGTCTTGGCCTATACATTTGTAAGAACATAATCGAAGTACACGGCGGCAGGATGTGGGCAAGGAACAACCCAACAGGCGGGGCCACATTCGGATTCTCGTTGCCGATTGCAGCATCCATAACAAATAAAGAAAAAAAGGACTAA
- a CDS encoding Hsp20/alpha crystallin family protein, producing the protein MSSDIGNLIDELGRLLAGIQRSIGENTPILVSRKSSSIGLDVTANLSISIGILEPLMGRQIREDEPLVDVLEDGRTVKIVALIPGVKKEDVDVLVYSGSVDIRIRKEGRWIHKNIPCNIVPNQVSIRSIMCNNSVLEITFDKEGM; encoded by the coding sequence TTGAGCTCTGATATAGGCAACCTGATAGACGAGCTTGGAAGGCTGCTTGCAGGGATACAGAGATCAATTGGAGAGAACACGCCGATACTCGTCAGCCGCAAGAGTTCAAGCATTGGTTTGGATGTGACTGCAAACCTATCCATCAGTATCGGGATTCTTGAACCCCTCATGGGAAGACAAATTCGGGAGGATGAACCGTTGGTGGACGTACTAGAAGATGGCCGCACAGTCAAGATAGTTGCGCTGATTCCGGGAGTGAAAAAGGAGGACGTGGATGTCCTAGTGTACAGCGGATCAGTAGACATAAGGATCAGAAAGGAAGGTAGGTGGATTCACAAGAACATCCCGTGCAATATTGTCCCAAACCAAGTTTCCATCAGATCTATTATGTGCAACAATTCAGTTCTTGAAATCACATTTGACAAGGAGGGAATGTAG